The nucleotide window ATTCAGGAAATTTGCCAAATAGTCCACGATTGTGGCGGACAAGTTTATATGGATGGAGCCAATCTTAACGCTCAAGTTGGTTTATGTCGCCCTGGGGATATTGGCGCAGATGTGTGTCACCTCAACTTGCATAAAACCTTCTGCATCCCCCACGGTGGCGGTGGTCCTGGAATGGGACCAATCGGTGTAGCGGCTCATTTAGCGCCATTTTTGCCCAAACATCCGGTAATTAAAGTAGGTGGAGAACAGGGCATAGGAGCGATCGCCTCTAGCCCTTGGAGTAGTGCTAGCATCCTGCCAATTTCCTGGGTTTATATCGCTCTAATGGGCGCTTCAGGGCTACAGAAAGCTACTCAAGTGGCAATTCTCAACGCCAACTACATTGCCAAGCGTCTGGAGGCATATTACCCCATTCTCTATAAAGGGAAAAACGGTTTAGTAGCTCACGAATGCATCCTCGATTTGCGGCAATTTAAGAAAACCGCCGATATTGATGTCGATGACATTGCTAAACGCCTGATTGACTATGGTTTCCATCCGCCTACGGTATCTTGGCCCGTCGCTGGAACTATAATGGTAGAACCGACAGAAAGCGAGTCTAAAGAAGAATTAGACCGCTTCTGCGAGGCTATGATTGCGATTCGCGCGGAAATTCGGGGAATTGAGTTAGGAGAAGTGGATAAAGCCAATAATGTCCTCAAAAATGCGCCTCATACTATCGCCGATTTAACTGCAATCGAGTGGAATCGCCCTTATTCCCGCGAAAAAGCCGTATATCCTACTGATGCCGTCAAAAAACACAAATTCTGGGCAACAGTAAATAGAATAGATCAAGCTTATGGCGATCGCAATTTAGTCTGTTCCTGCCCGTCTATGGCAGCCTACAGTTAATTTAGGGGTGATGCTGCAATCTCAAACTTTTAGATTCAAGGATTGCAGCTTTTTCTTCTGCTTGAGACACAGTAACAGTTAATTTTAGTCTGCGTAGGCAGACTTTGTTTGTATAGCTGCGATTTAAATCGCCGAGACAATGAATTCTCTCCTTAAGGCGATCGCTCTCTATCCAGTTTTATGGCAACATCAAAAGCACACATATAGGAAAAACAAAAAATGCCACCATCCAACCACCTCTCTACTCGTTGAATTTACCTCCCCTTGTGAAATAGTTTGGTTACAGTGCATAAGTCCTATAATTGTAGGTATGAGATTGAAAGCAATTGGGTTGATGGTAGCGGTTGGTCAAAGAATATCTGCAACGTAGGAATTGTTTATATTTTCTCAATTTGACGATTTTTCCGATTCCAGGTCACCAAATGAGGTAAATAATTTGGGCATTGGGAATTGGGAAACTTCCATATCAGCCCTTAACCTTCATAAATCATTTTAAAATACTTGAAAGAGAGAAAAGTTATGAAAACTATCAATATCTATGAAGATTCTCAACAGGTTATAGCTTTGTTAGAGCAAGCCCGTGAGGAAGATCTAGTTTTACAGCTTGTTGATGGCAGTCAGTTTGTCTTAAGCGCTGCTAAGAAAGCCAATGAATATGAAGTTGAGATGGCGCAAGAACAAGCAAGTGGTCAGTTAAAGGCAGTATTAGACGAACGTGCCAAAGAACCACAAAAATAACTGAAAACCTGTTAAAGTCTCCCTAGGTTACTAATTTTCAGGAGAGCATCATTCACCGTCTCAGGTAACTGACGCATAATCTTACCTTTTTCCCGGTCTACAGGGACTAAAGTAACAGTGGCGGTAACATATGTTTGCTCTCCATCTGGAGACTCAATTCGATATTTCCAGCAAATACGAGGCTTAATTGCTTCTGTCATGCGAGTTTTGACTAAAGCCTGCATTCCCATTTTGAGTGAATAATGGTAGCGCACGCTGAGTTCTACTACTGGTAACTCGCACCCCGCAGCGACTAATTCGGCATAGTTCATACCGACAGCGCGCAAACACTCTACTCTAGCTTCTTCCATCCATGCGATATAACTGCCGTGCCAAGCTATCCCACCGTAATCTGTATGATGGGGATGAACGGTAATAGGATAGATAAACCAGCGATCGGTAGAGTTATTCATAGAGTTGATGGAATTAAGGAAGAAAAGTTATCTTATACCAAATCACTAAATACTTGCTACGTATGAATCAGGACTTACGCAAATTGCCAAATTCTACACTATATGTAGAGTAGGGTAGGCATTGCCTACCCTAGCTATGGTGTCTCTGCGTAAGTCCTGTGAATTCTCTGTAGGGGCGCAAAGCTTTCACTAGCGTCAACTTAACGTGAAACCTTTACCCCACCGTGAACTCAAGTTCACGGCTCATAGCCCAAGTCCACTGAAGTGGACTGAAAATAGTTCTTAGAGTCCTCTTTAGAGGACTTTAGCTATAAGCCAGGGGTTGAAAACCCCTGGCGGTTGTTCCCTAAACCCAGCGTACAGGAAGCGTTTGAGCCTTAAATTGACATCAATGAAAGCTTTGCGCCCCTACAGGAGGAATTTGAGTCCACGTATTAATCGGTTATACCCAGAAGATTGGGGGCGATCGCCGATCTAACCTATCCCCTTTTCTTTTATACAATGTCCATATTACAGATTTAAAGATCGAGGCTAAAAAACCGTCGATCTGGAAACTTTATAGCAAAAACATACAGGGAGTATCCAAGGATGCAACCAACTAATCCCAATCAATTTACCGAAAAAGCGTGGGATGCGATCGCTCGCACTCCAGATCTAGCTAAGGCAGCTAATCAGCAGCAAATCGAAACTGAACACCTGATGAAAGCCCTATTGGAATCAGAAGGGCTGGCTAGTAGTATTTTAACCAAAAGTGGCGCAGATGTCGTCAAAATCAGGGATCGGGCTGAACAATTCATTGCCAATAAACCGAAAGTTTCTGGAGATGGAACTTCTGTATACTTAGGACGCAGTTTAGATACATTACTAGATCGGGCTGACGGTTACCGCAAAGAATTTGACGACCAATATATTTCTATTGAACATTTATTACTCGGATACGCCAAAGATGACAGATTTGGGAAATCCTTATTTACAGAATTTAAGTTGGACGAAAACAAGCTTAAAGAGACGATTAAACAGGTAAGAGGGGCGCAAAAGGTGACAGATCAAAACCCAGAAGGAAAATATGAATCTTTAGAAAAATACGGTCGTGACCTGACAGAAGCGGCTCGTCAAGGTAAGCTAGATCCCGTAATTGGTCGAGATGACGAGATTCGCCGCACGATTCAAATCTTGTCTCGCAGAACCAAAAATAATCCCGTATTAATTGGGGAACCAGGGGTAGGAAAAACCGCTATAGCTGAAGGTTTAGCCCAAAGAATCCTGAGTGGAGATGTTCCTCAATCCTTGAAGGATCGGAAATTAATTGCCCTAGATATGGGTTCTTTGATTGCTGGTGCGAAATATCGGGGTGAGTTTGAAGAACGTCTCAAAGCCGTATTGAAGGAAGTTACGGATTCTCAAGGCAAAATCATCCTCTTTATTGATGAAATTCATACCGTAGTTGGTGCGGGTGCTACTCAAGGAGCGATGGATGCAGGTAACCTCCTCAAACCCATGTTGGCGCGGGGAGAATTGCGCTGTATTGGGGCAACAACTCTAGATGAGTATCGCAAGTATATTGAGAAGGATGCGGCGTTAGAAAGGCGTTTTCAGCAGGTATATGTCGATCAGCCGAATATAGAAGATACCATCTCCATTCTGCGGGGACTCAAGGAACGCTATGAGGTTCACCACGGGGTACGAATTGCTGATAATGCATTAGTCGCAGCAGCTACTTTATCTAGTCGGTACATTAGCGATCGCTTTTTACCCGATAAGGCGATTGACTTGGTAGATGAAGCTGCGGCTCGTCTGAAGATGGAAATTACTTCTAAACCCGAAGAGCTAGACGAAATTGACCGTAAAGTTCTGCAATTGGAAATGGAGCGACTTTCTTTGCAGAAAGAGAGCGATCTGGGTTCTAAGGAACGCCTAAATCGCTTAGAAAAAGAACTGGCTGACTTGAAGGAAGAACAACGCACCTTCAATACTCAATGGGAATCTGAAAAAGGTGTTATTAATCAGATTCAAACCATTAAAGAAGAGATTGACAAGGTTAATACCGAAGTAGGGCAAGCAGAACGAGATTACGACCTCAATCGCGCGGCTGAATTGAAATATGGCAAGTTAACTGACTTACACAGACAGCTTGAAGAAGCAGAAGTCAAACTCTCTCAATCTCAAAAGAGTGGTAAATCCTTGCTGCGAGAAGAAGTAACGGAAGGAGATATAGCGGAAGTTATTTCTAAATGGACTGGAATTCCCATTGTTAAGTTAGTAGCTTCAGAAATTGACAAACTGCTACATCTTGAAGACGAACTCCATAGACGAGTCATCGGACAAGATGAAGCTGTGGAAGCCGTTAGTAGTGCCATTCAGCGATCGCGCGCAGGTTTAGCCGATCCCAATCGTCCTACTGCTAGTTTTATCTTCTTAGGTCCTACTGGCGTTGGTAAAACCGAACTTGCTAAGGCTTTAGCCGCCTTCCTCTTCGATACTGAAGAAGCAATGGTACGGATCGATATGTCGGAATATATGGAGAAACACGCCGTTTCTCGTCTCATTGGCGCACCCCCAGGATATGTAGGCTATGAAGAGGGCGGACAACTCACCGAAGCCGTTCGCCGTCGTCCTTACGCCGTTATTCTGTTTGATGAGATTGAAAAGGCGCACCCAGACGTATTTAACGTCATGCTGCAAATCTTAGATGATGGAAGGGTGAC belongs to Merismopedia glauca CCAP 1448/3 and includes:
- a CDS encoding acyl-CoA thioesterase, with product MNNSTDRWFIYPITVHPHHTDYGGIAWHGSYIAWMEEARVECLRAVGMNYAELVAAGCELPVVELSVRYHYSLKMGMQALVKTRMTEAIKPRICWKYRIESPDGEQTYVTATVTLVPVDREKGKIMRQLPETVNDALLKISNLGRL
- the clpB gene encoding ATP-dependent chaperone ClpB, which produces MQPTNPNQFTEKAWDAIARTPDLAKAANQQQIETEHLMKALLESEGLASSILTKSGADVVKIRDRAEQFIANKPKVSGDGTSVYLGRSLDTLLDRADGYRKEFDDQYISIEHLLLGYAKDDRFGKSLFTEFKLDENKLKETIKQVRGAQKVTDQNPEGKYESLEKYGRDLTEAARQGKLDPVIGRDDEIRRTIQILSRRTKNNPVLIGEPGVGKTAIAEGLAQRILSGDVPQSLKDRKLIALDMGSLIAGAKYRGEFEERLKAVLKEVTDSQGKIILFIDEIHTVVGAGATQGAMDAGNLLKPMLARGELRCIGATTLDEYRKYIEKDAALERRFQQVYVDQPNIEDTISILRGLKERYEVHHGVRIADNALVAAATLSSRYISDRFLPDKAIDLVDEAAARLKMEITSKPEELDEIDRKVLQLEMERLSLQKESDLGSKERLNRLEKELADLKEEQRTFNTQWESEKGVINQIQTIKEEIDKVNTEVGQAERDYDLNRAAELKYGKLTDLHRQLEEAEVKLSQSQKSGKSLLREEVTEGDIAEVISKWTGIPIVKLVASEIDKLLHLEDELHRRVIGQDEAVEAVSSAIQRSRAGLADPNRPTASFIFLGPTGVGKTELAKALAAFLFDTEEAMVRIDMSEYMEKHAVSRLIGAPPGYVGYEEGGQLTEAVRRRPYAVILFDEIEKAHPDVFNVMLQILDDGRVTDAQGRTVDFKNAVIIMTSNIGSQFILDIAGDDSRYEEMRTRVMEAMRTSFRPEFLNRIDEIIIFHGLQKSELRRIVQIQVGRLGQRLSDRKISLKLSEVALDFLAEVGYDPVYGARPLKRAIQRELETQIAKAILRGEFNSGDTIFVDVENERLAFKRLPADLITA